Proteins co-encoded in one Sporosarcina sp. FSL K6-1522 genomic window:
- the nhaC gene encoding Na+/H+ antiporter NhaC, producing MEPEKRLPNLAETLFVLIGFGLIMVLFIIKFDISIHLALLTTWFLILIVGLKIGYSYMDMQKGLLNGINDGLEAVLVLLSVGALIGTWIAGGVVPSIIYYGLAIIEPNIFLMAAFIICTVTSIATGTSFGSAGTAGIAMMAIGASFGFPLPLVAGAVISGCYVGDKLSPLSDTTVMTASLAKVDLIDHIKSMLRVSGPAWVIAAVLFLIAGFFYGGNGDLSAATSTMASLKEYFSISWYMLVPAVIVIALLAFKMPSIPVILFGAFLGTIWAFLFQGATFLEAFNIMYAGNSIESGVAFIDNLLNRGGIVFMLDVIALIIFALGVGGLMEKIGVLKAIGNYLATWAHNAGRTTVSTILAGFLGNLFGGAYVSIITASKITGENYDRLNIDRRVLSRNTEAGGTVTTPMVPWSDGGVFMAAALGVSTMSYLPFLWFNFLVIIISIIYGYTNKFIWYTKPQETVAEKNKVKTPDLELS from the coding sequence ATGGAGCCGGAAAAAAGATTACCTAATTTGGCGGAAACGTTATTTGTGTTAATCGGTTTTGGGTTGATTATGGTGTTGTTTATCATCAAATTCGACATTTCGATTCACTTGGCGTTGTTGACAACATGGTTTCTAATCCTAATCGTTGGCTTGAAAATCGGTTACAGCTATATGGATATGCAGAAAGGGCTTTTGAACGGAATCAATGATGGGCTGGAAGCGGTACTTGTGCTATTGTCCGTTGGGGCATTGATTGGAACATGGATTGCGGGGGGCGTTGTGCCGTCTATCATTTACTATGGGCTTGCGATTATTGAACCGAATATCTTTTTAATGGCCGCATTTATCATTTGTACCGTGACGTCTATTGCAACGGGAACTTCTTTTGGATCAGCAGGAACGGCGGGAATCGCTATGATGGCCATTGGAGCGAGCTTTGGCTTCCCATTACCGCTCGTTGCGGGTGCAGTTATTTCAGGTTGTTACGTTGGGGATAAATTATCACCGTTATCCGACACAACGGTAATGACCGCTTCCCTTGCGAAAGTGGACTTGATTGATCATATTAAATCGATGTTGCGTGTCAGTGGGCCTGCTTGGGTCATTGCAGCAGTGCTGTTCTTGATTGCAGGATTTTTCTACGGTGGCAATGGAGATTTAAGTGCTGCAACGTCAACGATGGCTTCTTTGAAGGAATACTTCAGCATTAGCTGGTATATGTTAGTGCCGGCAGTTATCGTTATCGCTTTGCTGGCGTTTAAAATGCCGTCTATTCCAGTTATTTTGTTTGGGGCCTTTTTGGGGACCATTTGGGCTTTCTTATTCCAAGGGGCAACGTTTTTGGAAGCGTTTAATATTATGTACGCAGGAAATTCCATCGAGTCAGGCGTTGCGTTTATCGATAACCTGTTAAATCGTGGTGGGATTGTGTTCATGCTCGACGTGATTGCATTGATTATCTTTGCGCTTGGAGTAGGCGGATTGATGGAGAAAATCGGTGTGTTAAAGGCGATTGGCAACTACTTGGCGACTTGGGCGCACAATGCAGGACGCACAACAGTGTCTACCATTCTTGCAGGTTTTCTCGGGAACTTGTTTGGTGGCGCATATGTGTCGATTATTACGGCTAGTAAAATTACAGGAGAAAACTATGATCGTTTGAACATTGATCGTCGTGTGCTATCCAGAAATACCGAAGCGGGTGGAACGGTCACCACGCCAATGGTTCCTTGGTCAGATGGTGGTGTGTTCATGGCGGCGGCGCTAGGCGTATCGACAATGAGCTATTTGCCGTTCCTGTGGTTTAACTTCTTAGTTATCATCATTTCAATTATCTATGGCTATACGAATAAATTCATTTGGTATACGAAACCGCAGGAAACTGTAGCGGAAAAGAACAAGGTAAAAACACCAGATTTAGAACTATCATAA
- a CDS encoding proline racemase family protein encodes MNFEKMYNTIDTHVGGEAFRIVTQSPIAFLGSDVHANHDELQRNFTNEKHLLLNEPRGHRGMHGCVVVPSSNANLRLLFFNHEAVMNFKYEGLLATVTALIETGNLTRTADDRYQVETVKGIYTVKATVKQQEVVAVAIESEACSVVNTNPEYVTVQVDNARNYLLYTLPESIPGIELEHLAVLNNWGIAKTAELTKENVEYAGVVLVESGASSGHKVRSVTFEQDGYILRSPGVDSTFAILTSLLNTSEGPSEIENDSIFGSSLTAKVLVEGASRFSLETEAFVTGSHEFIFDQDDPLKDGFLLA; translated from the coding sequence GTGAACTTTGAAAAAATGTATAACACCATCGATACACATGTAGGTGGTGAAGCGTTTCGCATCGTTACACAATCTCCTATCGCATTTTTAGGGAGTGATGTTCATGCGAATCACGACGAATTGCAACGCAACTTTACGAATGAAAAGCATCTATTGTTGAATGAACCGCGGGGCCATCGTGGCATGCATGGTTGTGTAGTAGTCCCATCAAGTAATGCCAATCTTCGGTTATTGTTTTTCAATCACGAAGCAGTGATGAATTTCAAATATGAAGGTTTGCTAGCGACGGTTACGGCATTAATTGAAACCGGGAATTTGACAAGAACTGCGGATGATCGTTATCAAGTGGAAACGGTGAAGGGGATTTACACGGTCAAGGCCACTGTAAAGCAACAAGAAGTAGTGGCTGTTGCCATTGAAAGTGAAGCTTGTTCCGTTGTAAATACCAATCCGGAATATGTAACGGTGCAAGTAGACAATGCTCGAAATTACTTGCTGTATACATTGCCTGAGTCTATTCCAGGCATTGAACTTGAACACTTGGCAGTATTAAACAATTGGGGAATTGCCAAGACGGCAGAACTGACGAAAGAGAACGTCGAGTATGCGGGAGTCGTTCTTGTGGAATCGGGCGCATCGTCAGGGCATAAAGTTCGCTCTGTCACATTTGAACAGGATGGCTATATCCTTCGGTCACCTGGTGTAGATAGTACGTTTGCAATTCTGACGTCTCTGTTGAATACATCAGAGGGACCTAGTGAAATCGAGAATGATAGCATTTTCGGCAGTTCGTTGACAGCGAAGGTACTTGTAGAAGGTGCGAGTCGATTTTCGCTGGAAACAGAAGCATTTGTCACGGGGTCACATGAGTTCATCTTTGACCAAGATGATCCATTGAAAGACGGCTTTTTGTTAGCGTAA